The stretch of DNA TTCGGCGTCGCCCTTGCCCTTGAGCAGTTCCAGGTGGCCAAGCTCGGTGTTCGGGATGAGTTCGCCGTTGAAGATCAGCGCCGTGCCGATACCGGTACCCAGCGTGGTTGCCACGACCAGACCATCCTGACCCTTGGCCGCGCCGAACTGCTGTTCTGCAAGGCCTGCCGCGTCAGCGTCGTTCACCACGGTGACGGGGCGTCCGCAAGCTTCGGAGAACACTTCGGTGACGTCCACGCCGACCCAGGACTGGTCCAGGTTGGCCATGTAGCCGAGCTTCTCGCCCACGTGGATCGGCGCTGGGAAAGCGATGCCGACCGGAGCGGATTCGGGAACCTCGAAATGCTCGAGCTGCTGGCGAACGATTTCACCAACGGCCTTCGGAGTGGAAACTTCCGGAGTAAGGATCTTCAGACGCGGTTCGGCAAACTCGCCCTTTTCGAGGTTAACCGGGGCTGCCTTAATGCCGGAGCCGCCAATGTCAACGCCAAACGCCTGTGCAGTTTCAATCATCTTCGACCTCTCCTATCAAGGTACATAGTGGGTGTTATCGAACCGGTAAGCGCCATAGTAACTCGCCCCATGCCCCAAAACGCGCCGGAAAAGAATAAATGGTGAATACGATTGCATAATTTTTCGCAATGAAATGATTCATTCTGCAACTTTTTTCTGCAAACGATTCGCCCCACGTCAACTCAGCGTATCGACATGGGGCGAATCGTAAGAAGATGACCGTCTGAAAACGGTGCAACCGCATCACTTGAGCGGCGGCATCGGCTTCCAATCCGGATCATGCAGCAGCTTGCGAGAATCCCACCAACCCTTGGCGATCTGCAC from Bifidobacterium catenulatum PV20-2 encodes:
- the ppgK gene encoding polyphosphate--glucose phosphotransferase, whose protein sequence is MIETAQAFGVDIGGSGIKAAPVNLEKGEFAEPRLKILTPEVSTPKAVGEIVRQQLEHFEVPESAPVGIAFPAPIHVGEKLGYMANLDQSWVGVDVTEVFSEACGRPVTVVNDADAAGLAEQQFGAAKGQDGLVVATTLGTGIGTALIFNGELIPNTELGHLELLKGKGDAEKYAASSIREKLDMGYKKWAKRLTKYYSLVEFYLDPQLFVVGGGVSRVSEKFLPYIDIKTPIVAAKLHNEAGIIGAAYYASTKQK